From Bacillus oleivorans, the proteins below share one genomic window:
- a CDS encoding trimeric intracellular cation channel family protein, producing MTWDVLNIIGTIAFAISGAIIAMEEDYDLLGICVLGLTTAFGGGMIRNLLIGIPIDTIWTQYHLFEIAFFAIIVVFLLPNMVIRYWNKWGTFFDAIGLAAFSIQGANYAVQSGAPLSAVLIASTLTGVGGGLVRDILARRKPMIFHSEVYAAWGVLTGLAIGLNWVHGTFETMILLIIIVSLRMCSVMFKWSLPKHFKGKTKDQDISMNGDF from the coding sequence TTGACATGGGATGTACTTAACATTATTGGAACGATAGCTTTTGCGATAAGCGGCGCCATTATTGCCATGGAAGAGGATTATGATCTATTGGGGATTTGCGTCTTAGGATTGACTACCGCATTTGGTGGGGGGATGATCCGTAACCTATTAATTGGAATTCCTATTGATACCATTTGGACGCAATATCATCTATTTGAAATTGCCTTTTTTGCTATCATCGTCGTTTTTTTATTACCGAATATGGTCATTAGATACTGGAACAAGTGGGGAACTTTTTTTGATGCCATTGGATTGGCTGCCTTTTCGATTCAAGGTGCGAACTATGCCGTTCAAAGCGGTGCCCCTTTAAGTGCCGTTTTGATTGCATCAACGTTAACCGGAGTAGGCGGCGGGTTAGTACGGGATATATTGGCACGAAGAAAGCCAATGATTTTTCATTCGGAGGTTTACGCTGCGTGGGGTGTATTAACAGGACTGGCTATAGGACTTAATTGGGTGCATGGCACGTTTGAAACAATGATTCTTTTAATCATCATTGTTTCATTAAGGATGTGTTCGGTTATGTTTAAATGGAGCCTGCCCAAGCATTTTAAAGGAAAAACAAAGGATCAAGACATTTCTATGAATGGTGATTTTTAA
- a CDS encoding amidohydrolase encodes MISMEMMNKLEQKESRIIEIRRYLHAHPELSFEETETAHYIEEFYKNVNIDKIDTHIGGQNGVVVTIKGVKPGKTIALRADFDALPIEEETGLPFASKNPGVMHGCGHDGHTAYMLILAETLAEMKDELEGTIKIIHQPAEEKSPGGAQGIIKAGVLEDVDVILGIHVMSTMETGKIYYHAGNTQTGRADFTLRIQGKGGHGSSPHLSNDAIVAGSSFVMNLQTIVSRRINPFDTAVVTIGSFDGRGVNNVIKDAVTLEGNVRFMSDETKDIVEKEVRRLASGLDETFAVTTELKYSNDYPVLYNDPAVTEHVSQVLKQMDIKEVNEVAETTPQPPSEDFAFYLQEIPGCFFYVGAMPDKGQFYPHHNPKFDINEKSLLISAKAMAAVVLSYCGKSV; translated from the coding sequence ATGATTTCAATGGAAATGATGAATAAATTGGAACAAAAAGAATCGCGCATCATTGAGATTCGACGTTACCTGCATGCACATCCTGAACTTTCCTTTGAAGAAACAGAAACGGCTCATTATATTGAGGAATTCTACAAAAACGTTAATATAGACAAAATCGATACACATATTGGAGGCCAGAATGGTGTAGTCGTGACAATTAAAGGAGTGAAGCCTGGTAAAACGATTGCTTTACGGGCAGACTTTGATGCTCTTCCTATTGAAGAAGAAACAGGGCTGCCATTTGCTTCGAAAAATCCAGGCGTTATGCACGGATGCGGACATGATGGACATACAGCTTATATGTTAATTCTGGCTGAGACCTTGGCGGAAATGAAGGACGAACTGGAAGGTACGATTAAAATCATTCATCAGCCGGCAGAAGAAAAATCTCCTGGCGGTGCACAAGGCATAATTAAGGCAGGTGTCTTAGAGGATGTTGATGTGATCTTGGGTATCCACGTGATGTCGACAATGGAAACAGGAAAAATTTATTACCATGCCGGCAACACACAAACAGGGCGTGCCGATTTCACCTTACGAATTCAAGGGAAAGGCGGACACGGATCTTCACCGCATTTATCCAATGATGCGATTGTGGCCGGGAGTTCTTTTGTTATGAATCTACAAACCATTGTAAGCCGGAGAATCAACCCTTTTGATACAGCTGTTGTAACCATTGGTTCTTTTGATGGCAGAGGTGTTAATAACGTAATTAAAGACGCTGTTACACTAGAAGGAAACGTTCGCTTCATGTCCGATGAAACAAAAGATATTGTTGAAAAAGAAGTTCGAAGATTAGCGAGTGGACTTGATGAAACATTTGCAGTGACTACGGAATTGAAATATTCAAATGATTATCCTGTCCTATATAATGATCCTGCAGTGACTGAACACGTCAGTCAAGTTTTAAAACAAATGGATATAAAAGAAGTGAATGAAGTAGCGGAAACCACACCACAGCCGCCGTCTGAAGACTTTGCTTTTTATTTGCAAGAAATTCCGGGTTGTTTCTTCTATGTCGGGGCAATGCCAGATAAAGGTCAGTTTTATCCCCATCACAATCCGAAATTTGATATTAATGAAAAATCGTTGCTCATTAGCGCAAAAGCGATGGCTGCCGTTGTCTTATCATATTGTGGAAAATCGGTGTAA
- a CDS encoding Lsa family ABC-F type ribosomal protection protein: protein MSMIQVQNLTFSYPSSFDNIFEDVSFQIDTDWKLGFIGRNGRGKTTFFNLLLGKYEYSGKIISSVDFNYFPFPVKDKSKYTHEILEEICPQAEDWEFLREIAYLNVDAEAMYRPFETLSNGEQTKVLLAALFLNEGQFLLIDEPTNHLDTEARKMVSNYLRKKKGFILISHDRNFLDGCVDHILSINRANIEVQSGNYSSWKLNFDRQQEHEEATNERLQKDIGRLKQSSKRSAGWSDLVEATKNGTTNSGSKLDKGFVGHKAAKMMKRSKNLEDRQQKAIEEKSKLLKNVEKTESLRLEPLEFKSKVLIQLSDVSVIYDGQIVNKPISFNVEQGDRIVLDGKNGSGKSSILKLILGNPIQHTGTLNTGSNLIISYVQQDTSHLKGMLTDFIEEYQIDETLFKSILRKMDFDRIQFEKDISYYSGGQKKKLLIAKSLCEKAHLYIWDEPLNFIDIYSRMQIEELIQTFNPTMVFVEHDHTFQKTIATKTIKI, encoded by the coding sequence ATGTCAATGATACAAGTTCAAAATTTAACTTTCTCTTATCCGAGTAGTTTTGATAATATTTTTGAAGATGTAAGCTTTCAGATTGATACAGATTGGAAGCTAGGTTTCATAGGCAGAAACGGACGAGGGAAAACAACTTTTTTTAATTTATTATTAGGGAAATACGAATACAGCGGAAAAATAATATCTTCGGTCGATTTTAATTATTTCCCTTTTCCAGTAAAAGATAAAAGTAAGTATACTCATGAAATTCTAGAAGAAATATGCCCTCAAGCAGAAGATTGGGAATTTCTTCGAGAAATAGCTTATTTAAATGTCGATGCGGAAGCAATGTACCGCCCATTTGAAACCTTATCAAACGGTGAACAAACAAAAGTACTACTTGCCGCTCTATTTTTAAACGAAGGGCAATTTTTATTAATTGATGAACCAACTAACCATTTAGACACTGAAGCACGTAAGATGGTCTCTAATTATTTGAGGAAGAAAAAAGGATTTATATTAATTTCTCATGACCGTAACTTTTTAGATGGTTGCGTTGATCATATCTTGTCTATAAATAGAGCAAATATAGAAGTTCAAAGTGGAAATTATTCTTCTTGGAAATTAAATTTTGACCGCCAACAGGAACATGAAGAAGCAACAAATGAACGTTTGCAAAAGGATATTGGAAGGTTAAAACAATCTTCAAAACGTTCAGCAGGTTGGTCTGATCTAGTCGAAGCTACTAAAAATGGAACAACGAATTCAGGTTCTAAATTGGATAAAGGTTTTGTAGGGCATAAAGCTGCAAAAATGATGAAACGCTCTAAAAATCTTGAGGATCGACAGCAAAAAGCGATTGAAGAAAAATCGAAGCTTTTAAAAAACGTTGAAAAAACGGAATCCTTACGTTTAGAACCATTGGAATTTAAATCTAAGGTGCTCATTCAATTATCAGATGTGTCTGTAATATATGATGGTCAAATTGTTAACAAACCAATAAGTTTTAATGTTGAACAAGGAGATAGAATTGTACTTGATGGAAAGAACGGAAGTGGGAAAAGTAGTATTTTAAAATTAATCTTAGGCAATCCAATTCAGCATACAGGTACGCTAAATACAGGTTCTAATCTCATAATTTCTTATGTTCAACAAGATACCTCTCATTTAAAGGGGATGCTAACTGATTTTATCGAGGAATATCAGATTGATGAAACGTTATTTAAGTCGATTTTAAGAAAAATGGATTTTGATCGAATACAGTTTGAAAAAGATATATCCTATTATTCAGGTGGACAGAAGAAAAAGTTACTTATCGCTAAGAGTTTATGTGAAAAAGCTCACCTGTATATTTGGGATGAACCATTAAATTTTATTGATATTTACTCTCGTATGCAAATTGAAGAGCTTATCCAAACCTTTAATCCTACTATGGTTTTTGTAGAACATGATCATACTTTCCAAAAGACAATTGCTACAAAAACAATAAAAATCTAA
- a CDS encoding RCC1 domain-containing protein: MDYILPKEAALKVKRWPKDTIAAGYRHTVGLKSDGTVTAVGDNKYGQCDVSGWHDIVAVATGNVHMATNTGNAHTIGLKSDSTVVAVGWNKHDQCDVSGWRDIVAVAAGWRRTIGLKSDGTVVAVGRNNEGQCNVSGWHDIVAVAAGDWHTIGLKLDGTVTAVGNNRYRQCNVSGWRYIVAVAAGYLHTIGLKSDGTVTAVGLNKHDQCDVSGWRGMVAIAAGSNHTIGLKSDGTVAAVGLNKHGQCNVSGWRDIVAVAAGCAHTLGLKSDGTVVAVGDNEYGQCDVSGWRGIQLPGN, translated from the coding sequence ATGGATTACATTTTACCGAAAGAAGCTGCGTTAAAGGTGAAACGGTGGCCTAAAGATACCATAGCGGCGGGTTATCGTCATACCGTCGGGCTTAAATCGGACGGCACGGTGACAGCTGTGGGTGATAATAAATATGGCCAATGTGATGTAAGCGGCTGGCACGATATTGTGGCGGTTGCGACTGGTAATGTTCATATGGCGACGAACACGGGTAATGCTCATACAATCGGTCTTAAATCCGACAGTACTGTGGTGGCTGTGGGTTGGAATAAGCACGACCAATGCGATGTAAGCGGCTGGCGCGATATTGTAGCGGTTGCGGCGGGTTGGCGTCGTACCATTGGGCTTAAATCGGATGGAACGGTGGTGGCTGTGGGTCGAAATAATGAAGGCCAATGCAATGTAAGCGGCTGGCATGATATTGTGGCGGTCGCGGCGGGTGATTGGCATACCATCGGTCTTAAATTGGACGGCACGGTAACGGCTGTGGGTAATAACCGGTATCGCCAATGCAATGTAAGCGGCTGGCGTTACATAGTGGCGGTCGCGGCGGGCTATCTTCATACCATCGGTCTTAAATCGGACGGTACGGTGACGGCTGTGGGTTTGAATAAACATGACCAATGCGATGTAAGCGGCTGGCGCGGAATGGTGGCGATAGCGGCTGGTAGTAATCATACCATCGGCCTTAAATCGGACGGCACGGTGGCGGCTGTGGGTTTGAATAAGCATGGCCAATGCAATGTAAGTGGCTGGCGCGATATTGTGGCGGTTGCGGCGGGTTGCGCTCATACTCTCGGCCTAAAATCGGACGGCACGGTGGTTGCTGTGGGTGATAATGAATATGGCCAATGCGATGTAAGCGGCTGGCGCGGCATCCAACTGCCCGGCAATTAG
- a CDS encoding MFS transporter has product MKGLFNNRKFILLWLAQAASGLGSTFSTFALSWLVYKMTGSKVAMGSVWVAFMLPNIIIQMFAGPYLDRWERKKVMIFSEWFRASAFLIPIILYPMGQLETWHLYLVSVATGIAQPLFAPSSMAYVADILPKDKLMKGNSILEGTGQIMMLLGPSLGGLLITAFGVEYVLLFLLISLGLSGLLLMLNPSSKNSTIVKRESWFVQFREGLQFYRVYPVLFWVGIMMMFINTSYGAAQPMFLPYVLDDLGGTAFQYGLFTSAFSFGMFAGSLLTGIQEQPKNRKRVMLRSLFLNGLLFLGLAWTPFYWVALILSFGQGLFAIIFNINNTTLYQQRVPDHLRGRVFSVRILLAQAGIPIGAALGSFIAETFSISILLLVLGCLICLTTIICFLNPMFNNLNDNNVAKWDVSEVEKSL; this is encoded by the coding sequence ATGAAGGGTTTATTTAATAATAGAAAATTTATCTTATTATGGTTAGCCCAAGCAGCATCTGGATTAGGTAGTACATTTTCAACTTTTGCTCTCTCGTGGCTTGTTTATAAAATGACAGGCTCAAAAGTGGCAATGGGTAGTGTTTGGGTAGCATTTATGCTTCCAAATATTATTATTCAAATGTTTGCGGGGCCTTATTTAGATCGATGGGAACGAAAAAAAGTCATGATTTTTTCTGAATGGTTTAGAGCTTCTGCTTTTCTAATTCCAATTATTTTATACCCAATGGGTCAATTAGAAACTTGGCATTTATATCTCGTTTCGGTAGCAACTGGTATTGCTCAACCACTCTTTGCACCTTCAAGTATGGCCTATGTCGCTGATATTCTGCCTAAAGATAAATTAATGAAAGGCAATTCCATTCTCGAAGGAACAGGACAGATAATGATGCTATTAGGGCCATCTCTAGGTGGCCTGTTAATAACCGCCTTTGGAGTTGAGTATGTTTTGTTGTTCCTATTAATTTCACTGGGGTTATCTGGTCTTTTACTTATGTTGAACCCAAGCTCTAAGAATAGCACAATCGTGAAAAGGGAAAGTTGGTTTGTTCAATTTAGAGAGGGTTTGCAATTTTACCGTGTTTACCCAGTCTTGTTTTGGGTCGGTATAATGATGATGTTCATTAACACTAGTTACGGCGCTGCACAACCCATGTTTTTACCTTATGTTTTGGATGATTTAGGAGGAACTGCCTTTCAATACGGTTTATTTACTTCTGCTTTTTCTTTCGGTATGTTTGCGGGCTCATTACTAACTGGTATTCAAGAGCAACCTAAAAACAGAAAACGAGTGATGCTAAGGTCATTATTTTTAAATGGATTACTCTTTTTGGGATTGGCTTGGACTCCATTTTACTGGGTAGCTCTAATTCTTTCTTTCGGTCAAGGTCTATTTGCCATTATTTTTAATATAAATAACACAACTCTATACCAACAAAGAGTACCTGATCATTTACGTGGCAGGGTTTTCTCAGTTAGAATTTTATTAGCGCAGGCAGGGATTCCCATCGGTGCAGCTTTAGGGAGTTTTATTGCTGAAACCTTTTCCATTTCTATCTTATTATTAGTATTAGGTTGTCTCATCTGCCTTACAACCATCATTTGCTTTTTAAATCCTATGTTCAATAACCTTAACGATAATAATGTAGCAAAATGGGATGTTTCTGAAGTAGAAAAAAGCCTATAG
- a CDS encoding VOC family protein: MKVKRIVANIETQDISKAKHFYEEILGLDQLMDLGFIATYGSNEKMATQISFLSEGGSGTPVPDLSIEVDDLDDVLTRIKEAGVPIEYGPTKEPWGVRRFYVRDPFGKLVNILTHQ, from the coding sequence ATGAAGGTCAAGCGAATTGTTGCCAATATTGAGACGCAGGACATTTCCAAAGCAAAGCACTTCTATGAGGAAATACTAGGACTTGATCAATTAATGGATCTTGGATTTATTGCAACCTACGGTTCAAACGAGAAAATGGCTACTCAAATCAGTTTCCTTTCAGAGGGTGGATCCGGAACACCAGTACCTGATTTGTCAATTGAAGTTGATGATCTCGACGATGTACTCACTCGCATAAAAGAAGCTGGAGTACCAATTGAGTATGGGCCAACTAAGGAACCATGGGGGGTTCGGCGTTTTTACGTCAGGGACCCATTCGGGAAACTCGTCAATATTTTAACTCATCAATAA
- a CDS encoding histidine phosphatase family protein — protein sequence MLKKIYVVRHCEAQGQPSESQLTEEGLKQAKYLVDFFSNTKIDRIISSPFLRAIQSVEPLSEKTNIKIEIDERLSERTLSTTDLPDWYEKLKATFKDMDLKFEGGESSKEAMNRIVNVVKEVIKSGTGNTLIVSHGNIISLLLKNYNNDFDFECWKNLSNPDVFQINCINNEVNFERIWDEV from the coding sequence ATGCTTAAGAAGATTTATGTTGTCAGACATTGTGAAGCACAGGGACAACCTTCGGAATCCCAACTAACAGAAGAAGGGTTGAAACAAGCGAAATATTTAGTAGATTTCTTCAGTAATACAAAAATAGATCGAATAATATCAAGTCCATTTTTGCGTGCTATTCAATCAGTAGAACCGTTAAGTGAGAAAACAAATATAAAAATAGAGATTGATGAACGCCTGTCAGAACGTACACTAAGCACAACGGACTTACCTGACTGGTATGAAAAACTAAAAGCGACATTTAAAGATATGGATTTAAAATTTGAAGGAGGAGAGTCAAGTAAAGAAGCGATGAATCGAATCGTAAATGTTGTAAAAGAAGTCATTAAAAGTGGGACTGGAAACACATTAATCGTCAGTCACGGAAATATAATATCTTTACTTTTAAAGAACTATAATAATGACTTTGATTTTGAGTGTTGGAAAAACCTTAGTAATCCTGACGTTTTTCAAATAAACTGTATTAACAATGAAGTGAATTTTGAACGAATATGGGATGAAGTTTAA
- a CDS encoding SDR family oxidoreductase yields MENLKSKVIIITGASSGIGEATAKFLAQNGAKVVLAARRKERLNIIVNEINKEGGEAVYMQANVTSVEDMQKLAQYTVEQYGRIDVLINSAGIMPNSLLNELKIHDWNQMIDVNIKGVLYSIASVLPVMRNQQSGHIINISSLMGHKVIPSTTVYSATKSAVRAITEGLRQEESPTSQIRSTSISPGMTATAVLDEYQDYPSISPYSVARAIAFAINEPDDAGVNEIIIRPTLQSI; encoded by the coding sequence TTGGAAAACTTGAAATCTAAGGTGATCATAATAACAGGAGCATCTAGTGGAATTGGAGAAGCAACCGCTAAGTTTTTAGCCCAAAACGGTGCTAAAGTAGTATTGGCTGCTAGAAGAAAAGAACGTCTCAATATCATCGTGAACGAAATAAATAAGGAAGGTGGCGAGGCTGTTTATATGCAAGCAAATGTGACTTCAGTGGAAGACATGCAAAAACTCGCCCAGTACACTGTGGAACAGTATGGTCGAATTGATGTCCTTATTAATAGTGCTGGAATCATGCCGAATTCTCTTCTAAATGAACTTAAAATACATGATTGGAATCAAATGATTGATGTGAACATTAAAGGTGTGCTGTATAGTATAGCATCGGTTTTGCCAGTGATGAGAAACCAGCAATCCGGACATATAATCAACATATCTTCTCTTATGGGACACAAAGTAATTCCAAGTACAACTGTATACAGCGCCACAAAATCTGCCGTACGCGCTATTACGGAAGGTCTACGTCAAGAGGAATCTCCAACCTCTCAGATCCGTTCAACGAGCATCTCACCTGGAATGACAGCAACAGCCGTACTTGATGAATATCAAGATTATCCTAGCATTTCTCCTTACAGTGTGGCTCGAGCTATTGCATTTGCAATTAATGAACCCGATGATGCTGGAGTTAATGAGATTATCATTCGGCCTACGTTACAATCAATCTGA
- a CDS encoding TetR/AcrR family transcriptional regulator translates to MTIGNKTDRRILRTKDAINRAFLEVFSEKEFDRITINDISERANVNRGTIYLHYTDKYDLLNRCINVHLDEMISSCTLTKFTQEKVEKNEAIEALKSLFIYIQKNFLFFSSMLSSQKTSLFRERIQKTLTSSIQEKINMQGINQGMDKELIIQFTATAFVGTLEWWILNQMPHTAEYMADQVWSLFERNNINS, encoded by the coding sequence ATGACTATTGGAAATAAAACAGATAGACGAATTTTAAGAACAAAAGATGCCATAAACAGAGCATTTCTTGAAGTTTTTTCTGAGAAGGAATTTGATCGGATCACTATAAATGATATTTCTGAACGAGCAAATGTAAATCGAGGAACCATTTATCTTCACTATACGGACAAATATGACCTACTAAATAGGTGTATAAATGTTCACTTGGACGAAATGATTTCTTCTTGCACATTAACTAAGTTTACACAAGAAAAAGTTGAAAAGAATGAGGCAATAGAGGCACTGAAATCTTTATTTATATATATCCAGAAGAATTTTCTATTCTTTTCTTCGATGCTTTCTAGTCAAAAAACTTCATTATTCAGGGAACGTATTCAAAAAACTCTAACTTCTAGTATTCAAGAAAAGATTAATATGCAGGGTATTAATCAAGGGATGGACAAGGAATTAATTATACAGTTTACAGCAACTGCTTTTGTAGGGACTTTAGAATGGTGGATTTTAAACCAAATGCCACATACAGCTGAATATATGGCAGATCAAGTCTGGTCATTGTTTGAAAGGAATAACATAAACTCCTAA